In Oceanobacillus sp. FSL K6-2867, one DNA window encodes the following:
- a CDS encoding LysR family transcriptional regulator, giving the protein MITIDQRTLQTFLMAAEVENFRVVAEKLYMTQPAITSKMKLLEKELGEKLFVKHGRNVQLTEFGRFFYQEAQVILSQMNKSMEAINRYKQGYQRTIRIAISPMFTETILPSILRTYIDNNPYVEVSIQVVESIEISSLIETGEVDIGLSCIPGLSNVQSIKFHEEPVSLVCNHDGYDLEIGPVIDAKELLENHILFTDNHPSYWKDLKEQLKQCIPALRMMKVNQTHATKRFVMEGIGISFLPKSIIKRELMEGRILEVPIDFINVPLSSMYIICKHGLPIEKEFVHFITNYHYS; this is encoded by the coding sequence GTGATTACAATCGACCAACGAACACTGCAAACGTTTCTAATGGCTGCAGAAGTTGAAAATTTTAGAGTAGTTGCCGAGAAATTATACATGACTCAGCCTGCAATCACGTCGAAAATGAAATTATTAGAGAAAGAACTTGGTGAGAAACTATTTGTAAAACACGGCAGAAATGTCCAACTAACCGAATTTGGCAGATTTTTTTATCAGGAAGCTCAAGTAATTCTGTCTCAGATGAATAAGAGCATGGAAGCTATTAATCGATATAAGCAAGGATATCAGCGAACAATTCGTATTGCTATTTCCCCCATGTTTACAGAAACTATCTTACCGAGCATATTACGAACGTATATTGATAATAATCCGTATGTAGAAGTATCGATACAAGTTGTTGAATCAATTGAAATTTCTTCATTAATAGAAACTGGAGAGGTTGATATAGGACTCTCCTGCATTCCTGGATTATCAAACGTTCAATCAATCAAATTTCATGAAGAACCTGTTAGCCTTGTATGCAACCATGATGGATATGATTTGGAGATTGGGCCTGTAATCGATGCGAAGGAATTATTGGAAAATCATATTTTATTTACGGATAATCATCCAAGTTATTGGAAGGATTTAAAAGAACAGCTCAAACAGTGCATCCCTGCATTACGGATGATGAAGGTAAATCAAACACATGCTACAAAACGTTTTGTTATGGAAGGTATTGGTATTAGTTTTTTACCGAAGTCAATAATTAAACGTGAATTAATGGAAGGAAGAATTTTGGAAGTTCCAATCGATTTTATAAATGTTCCTTTGTCCAGTATGTATATTATTTGCAAGCATGGACTGCCAATAGAAAAAGAATTTGTTCATTTTATTACAAATTACCATTATAGTTAG
- a CDS encoding citrate/2-methylcitrate synthase: MYYPGLKGITAVETNLSNIDGANGVLTYRGTPIQELAENYSYEEIAYYLFYGDFPTTDELQLFQTELRDHRELPPYMRNILSNIPMEQSIMDVLRTTISAISTKGDAENTAIKLIAVIPTIIANRYRMMKNLNVIEPNPRLNHVENFIYMLTGETNTANARILEAYLIMTMEHGLNASTFTARVTISTESDLVSAITSAIGTMKGPLHGGAPSGVIDLLEEISTKDRISEVIHNKLKNKERIMGFGHRVYKTVDPRAEALKQIIYKLKTSPEWIELAVETEKVTIDILQEVKPDHKLYTNVEYYAAAIMKSLELDPELFTAIFSSSRIVGWCAHAIEQKNNNVIFRPNATYVGK; the protein is encoded by the coding sequence GTGTATTATCCAGGTCTAAAAGGAATTACAGCTGTAGAAACAAATTTAAGCAATATTGATGGAGCAAATGGAGTTCTAACGTATCGAGGAACTCCAATCCAAGAACTTGCAGAAAATTATTCCTATGAGGAAATAGCATATTACTTGTTCTATGGAGATTTTCCAACTACAGATGAATTGCAGCTGTTCCAGACAGAATTGCGTGATCATAGAGAATTGCCTCCTTATATGAGGAATATACTATCTAACATTCCTATGGAGCAATCGATAATGGATGTGTTACGAACAACCATTTCAGCGATTTCAACAAAAGGCGATGCGGAAAATACAGCTATAAAATTAATCGCTGTTATCCCAACAATTATCGCGAATCGTTACCGAATGATGAAAAATTTAAATGTAATTGAACCAAATCCAAGATTAAACCATGTAGAGAATTTCATTTATATGTTAACAGGTGAGACAAATACTGCTAATGCAAGAATACTTGAAGCATATTTGATCATGACAATGGAGCATGGATTAAATGCATCCACGTTTACAGCTAGAGTAACAATTTCTACAGAAAGTGATCTCGTTTCAGCAATTACAAGTGCCATTGGAACAATGAAAGGTCCATTACATGGTGGAGCACCATCTGGAGTAATTGATTTATTGGAGGAAATTTCTACAAAAGACCGAATAAGTGAAGTGATTCACAATAAATTAAAAAACAAAGAAAGAATTATGGGATTTGGTCACAGGGTTTACAAGACTGTAGATCCACGTGCCGAGGCATTAAAACAAATTATTTACAAACTGAAAACGTCACCAGAATGGATTGAACTAGCCGTTGAAACAGAGAAAGTAACGATTGATATATTACAAGAAGTAAAACCAGATCATAAATTATATACAAATGTAGAATATTACGCTGCAGCAATAATGAAATCACTTGAATTAGATCCAGAGTTATTTACAGCGATTTTTAGTTCAAGTCGAATTGTCGGTTGGTGTGCACATGCAATTGAACAGAAAAATAACAATGTGATTTTTAGACCAAATGCAACATACGTAGGAAAATAA
- a CDS encoding NADH:flavin oxidoreductase, which yields MANKDVLFEPVTLGNIKLDNRVGLSPMTRTSATPQGVATDLMVDYYAKFARGGFGLIITEGIYPDNTFSQGYFDQPGIIDDEQIKAWEKVTDAVHQEGGKIFAQLMHAGALSQGNRFVNDALAPSAVQPKGQQMEIYGGKGTFKLPKEATKEDIAEVIEGFAKAAKNAKEAGFDGIEIHGANGYILDQFLTDYTNKRTDEYGGSAENRVRLLVEVSKSVREAVGKEYPVCIRISQGKINDFYHKWVNKEKDAEIIFGQLGQAGLDFIHVTEYEAWQPAFPENEGTNATDPASDGGPTLAALAKKYSKLPVIANGSLHDSEKAKEMIEKGEADIITLGRGALANHDWVNKVKNGEQTDEFVAEKVLSPNAKIKEFEV from the coding sequence ATGGCAAATAAAGATGTACTATTTGAACCGGTAACTTTAGGCAATATAAAATTAGACAATCGGGTGGGACTTTCCCCAATGACACGAACAAGCGCTACACCACAAGGAGTAGCGACTGACCTAATGGTTGATTATTATGCGAAATTTGCTCGAGGAGGATTTGGTTTAATTATAACCGAGGGAATTTATCCAGATAATACGTTTAGTCAAGGATATTTTGATCAACCTGGAATCATAGACGACGAACAAATAAAAGCATGGGAGAAGGTTACAGATGCTGTTCATCAAGAGGGTGGAAAAATATTTGCTCAATTGATGCACGCAGGCGCTTTATCCCAAGGGAACCGATTTGTAAATGATGCATTAGCACCATCCGCTGTTCAGCCAAAAGGACAGCAAATGGAAATTTATGGAGGGAAAGGAACGTTCAAATTACCGAAAGAAGCAACCAAAGAGGATATTGCAGAAGTAATTGAAGGATTTGCTAAGGCAGCGAAAAATGCAAAAGAAGCTGGTTTTGACGGAATTGAAATTCATGGTGCCAATGGATATATCCTTGATCAGTTTTTGACAGATTATACAAATAAAAGAACGGATGAATATGGAGGCTCTGCAGAAAATCGAGTTCGTTTATTGGTGGAAGTTTCAAAATCTGTGCGTGAAGCAGTCGGTAAAGAGTATCCAGTCTGTATTAGAATTTCTCAAGGTAAAATAAATGACTTTTATCATAAGTGGGTCAACAAAGAAAAAGATGCTGAAATTATTTTTGGGCAGTTAGGACAAGCAGGACTAGATTTTATTCATGTAACAGAATATGAAGCATGGCAGCCTGCATTCCCTGAAAATGAAGGTACAAACGCAACAGATCCAGCTTCTGATGGGGGGCCAACTCTTGCTGCGTTAGCCAAAAAGTATAGCAAATTACCTGTTATCGCAAACGGAAGCCTACATGATTCAGAAAAAGCAAAAGAGATGATAGAAAAAGGTGAAGCAGATATTATCACTTTAGGTCGGGGAGCACTTGCTAACCATGATTGGGTAAATAAAGTGAAAAATGGAGAACAAACAGATGAATTTGTAGCGGAAAAAGTATTAAGTCCAAACGCCAAAATTAAAGAATTTGAAGTGTAA
- a CDS encoding DsbA family oxidoreductase, with translation MTIKVKVYSDYICPFCFLAEKPLEEAIQGKDIEVEWMPFELRPYPNEQFKPEGDYLQSTWKQSVYPMAERMGIDIVLPSVSPQPHTHLAFEGYQYAREQGKGNAYNNRMFRAFFQEEQDIGNIDVLTKLAGEIGLDEQEYREAVTTRKYKQAHQEALKHAYEEANITAVPTFEIGGTTIRGMRSKEDFEQIINEELNKQKPDISMEGMVCGIDGC, from the coding sequence ATGACGATAAAGGTAAAGGTTTATTCTGATTATATATGTCCGTTTTGTTTTCTAGCGGAAAAACCATTGGAAGAAGCGATACAAGGAAAAGATATAGAAGTGGAATGGATGCCGTTTGAATTGCGTCCATATCCAAATGAACAATTCAAACCAGAAGGAGACTATTTACAGAGTACATGGAAACAGTCTGTTTATCCAATGGCTGAACGTATGGGAATTGACATTGTTCTTCCAAGCGTATCACCTCAGCCTCATACGCACTTAGCGTTTGAAGGTTATCAATATGCCAGGGAACAAGGCAAAGGCAATGCATACAATAACCGGATGTTTCGAGCTTTTTTCCAGGAAGAACAAGACATCGGAAACATTGATGTACTAACCAAATTAGCTGGTGAAATAGGATTGGATGAACAGGAATATCGCGAGGCTGTAACCACTAGAAAATACAAACAAGCACATCAGGAAGCACTAAAACATGCTTATGAGGAAGCGAACATTACGGCCGTACCTACCTTTGAAATTGGAGGTACAACGATCAGAGGAATGCGTTCCAAAGAGGATTTTGAACAAATAATCAATGAAGAGTTGAATAAACAAAAGCCTGATATATCAATGGAAGGCATGGTTTGCGGGATTGATGGCTGTTAA
- a CDS encoding LysR family transcriptional regulator: protein MELRHLITLKTIVEKGGFKKAAEHLGYAQSSVTTHIKELEEEIGKPLFDRLGRKVVLTHYGEQFLPSAIKIIELYSQALNTDDEPTGDLIIGISESLTIDRVPPILLEYKKSYPKVNLSLRSIDTYNVVSNLQNGDIDLALVLEKDAWSQPEIHCEKLKKERMVLIRPPEEKVNNETVLYTERLCSYKSVFEEYIKFKQMDVKESLDFQSIEAIKQCVRSGLGISMVPYFSVKEELESSKLKGEEVPPEHPTISTFLAYHKDKWLSPSMRMMISLTRSHAENWV, encoded by the coding sequence ATGGAGCTTCGTCATCTTATAACACTTAAGACGATTGTAGAAAAAGGGGGATTTAAAAAGGCTGCGGAACATCTAGGCTATGCCCAATCTTCCGTTACCACTCACATTAAAGAATTAGAAGAAGAGATTGGAAAGCCTTTATTTGATCGACTAGGAAGAAAAGTCGTATTAACCCATTATGGGGAGCAATTTCTTCCATCTGCTATAAAAATTATTGAATTATATTCGCAAGCGTTAAATACAGATGATGAACCAACAGGTGATCTTATCATTGGTATATCGGAATCACTGACAATCGATCGTGTTCCGCCTATTCTTCTGGAGTATAAGAAATCTTACCCGAAAGTTAATCTCTCCCTCCGATCGATCGATACGTACAATGTTGTATCAAATCTGCAAAATGGCGACATCGATTTAGCATTAGTTTTAGAAAAAGATGCTTGGTCACAGCCTGAGATTCATTGTGAAAAATTGAAAAAAGAAAGAATGGTGTTGATTCGTCCGCCAGAGGAGAAGGTAAACAATGAAACAGTCCTTTACACGGAACGATTATGTAGCTATAAATCGGTATTTGAGGAGTATATAAAGTTTAAGCAAATGGATGTTAAGGAAAGTTTAGACTTTCAAAGTATTGAAGCGATAAAGCAATGTGTCAGGAGCGGTTTAGGAATTTCCATGGTACCTTACTTTTCAGTCAAGGAAGAATTAGAAAGCAGTAAATTAAAAGGAGAAGAAGTGCCACCAGAACATCCAACTATTTCTACATTTCTTGCGTATCACAAAGATAAATGGCTTTCTCCATCCATGAGGATGATGATCTCTTTGACAAGAAGCCATGCTGAAAATTGGGTCTGA
- a CDS encoding TetR/AcrR family transcriptional regulator, producing MSQSIKKDTLLEVAESLFYEHGFRGVGLKQIISEANVATMTLYNHFLSEDKLVEEVLRRREERYWSYLDAHVEKDSDSPFILAVKAHGCWLEEQSCKGDMFLRAMEDYAGTDNEIETIARGYKMRLLKYLQQLAQRKGKDNERDLANQLTLLLEGTTSLTTLIGAEKATEYSIAMAKTLVQNTS from the coding sequence ATGAGTCAATCTATAAAAAAAGATACATTACTTGAAGTAGCTGAAAGTTTATTTTATGAGCATGGTTTCCGTGGTGTAGGGCTAAAGCAAATTATCAGTGAAGCGAATGTAGCAACGATGACACTTTATAATCATTTTCTTTCTGAGGACAAATTGGTAGAAGAAGTACTTAGACGGCGTGAAGAACGTTACTGGTCGTATTTAGATGCACATGTAGAAAAGGATTCTGATTCCCCCTTTATTCTTGCTGTTAAAGCTCACGGCTGCTGGCTAGAGGAACAATCCTGCAAAGGTGATATGTTTTTAAGGGCAATGGAAGATTATGCAGGAACAGATAATGAAATTGAAACCATTGCAAGAGGATACAAAATGAGATTGCTTAAATATCTTCAGCAATTGGCTCAGAGAAAAGGTAAAGATAACGAAAGAGATTTAGCTAACCAACTTACATTACTGCTTGAAGGCACTACTTCCTTGACGACATTAATTGGTGCAGAGAAAGCAACGGAATATTCTATTGCGATGGCGAAGACACTTGTCCAAAACACATCGTAA
- a CDS encoding MFS transporter translates to MNFSRLVLPGVAMIAVTYGLARFSFGLLLPEINESLEMSEFMSGIISSLFYLAYCFTIILSIVITTKKGPRKMIILAGVSAFTGLLLMSVTPNGWLLALGVLFAGGSTGLASPPFGAAISLWIKGDMQGKANTWINSGTSLGIVLTGLGAILLTSNWRLSYLLYAIFALLVLLWNIRAIPKVGGIKTKNIRFEKGDFTIRGINGALSLILASLFLGISTAAFWTFSRSFIELSGNYNDWQLSGFWVIIGLFGVLGGFSGSLIEKRGLSFAYKLGSMSVASASIILSIASENWFLSYLSAGIFGCSYIFISGVLLVWGIRVFIKNASLGIGVPFLLLALGQVMGSMLAGWFIGTWGYVASFIFFGLFGMVATFVSPEKDKKEIKLKQENY, encoded by the coding sequence ATGAATTTTTCGAGGCTGGTTTTACCTGGAGTAGCTATGATTGCTGTCACTTATGGATTGGCAAGGTTTAGTTTTGGATTGCTTCTCCCTGAGATAAATGAATCGCTTGAAATGTCTGAATTTATGTCGGGGATAATATCTTCTTTATTTTATTTAGCCTATTGTTTCACTATCATTTTATCCATTGTAATTACTACAAAAAAAGGACCAAGAAAAATGATTATTCTAGCTGGTGTGTCAGCTTTTACTGGATTACTGTTGATGTCTGTAACCCCAAATGGATGGCTGCTGGCATTAGGGGTGTTATTTGCTGGAGGAAGTACAGGACTGGCATCTCCCCCTTTTGGCGCAGCAATATCACTTTGGATTAAAGGGGATATGCAAGGAAAAGCGAATACATGGATTAATTCAGGAACAAGTCTTGGCATAGTCCTTACTGGATTAGGGGCGATTTTATTAACGTCGAACTGGAGACTCTCGTATTTACTCTATGCTATTTTTGCACTCTTGGTATTGTTGTGGAATATCCGAGCTATCCCTAAAGTAGGAGGAATTAAAACTAAAAATATTAGGTTTGAAAAAGGAGATTTCACTATACGTGGAATAAACGGTGCCTTATCTTTGATCTTAGCGTCTCTTTTCCTGGGGATTTCTACCGCAGCCTTTTGGACATTTTCCAGATCTTTTATCGAGCTGTCCGGGAATTATAATGATTGGCAGCTTTCTGGATTTTGGGTCATCATAGGTTTATTTGGAGTGCTGGGTGGATTTTCCGGTTCCCTAATTGAAAAAAGAGGACTCTCTTTCGCTTATAAATTAGGGAGTATGTCGGTTGCTTCAGCTTCGATCATTCTATCTATTGCCTCTGAAAATTGGTTCTTGTCTTACTTATCTGCTGGAATTTTTGGTTGCTCATATATATTTATAAGTGGGGTTCTCCTTGTTTGGGGGATTCGTGTATTTATTAAAAATGCATCATTAGGTATTGGCGTTCCATTTTTACTTCTGGCTCTGGGGCAAGTAATGGGTTCAATGCTTGCTGGATGGTTTATTGGAACTTGGGGATATGTTGCATCTTTTATATTTTTTGGATTATTTGGTATGGTGGCTACCTTTGTAAGCCCAGAAAAAGATAAAAAAGAGATTAAATTGAAACAAGAAAATTATTAG
- a CDS encoding glucose 1-dehydrogenase, whose protein sequence is MSRLSGKVVVITGAASGMGEAHARLFVKEGAKLVLTDINEEKGQEVAEELGENALFVKHNVANKDDWEVVVNKAENKFGPITGLVNNAGIVGPLKPLEELTDEEFYNVIGVNQYSVFKGMQSIVKSMKKTKGGSIVNISSTSGLVGTANDISYSATKFAVTGMTKTAALEFADYNIRVNSVHPGVISTNIQLFDSVIKATPLGRIAEPEEVSNLVLYLISDESTFSTGSEFVVDGGFTAQ, encoded by the coding sequence ATGAGTAGATTATCTGGGAAAGTAGTCGTTATAACAGGAGCAGCTAGCGGTATGGGAGAAGCACATGCAAGGCTATTTGTAAAAGAAGGAGCGAAACTTGTATTAACTGATATTAATGAAGAGAAGGGTCAAGAAGTGGCAGAAGAACTTGGTGAAAATGCACTCTTTGTTAAACATAATGTAGCTAATAAAGATGATTGGGAAGTTGTGGTTAATAAAGCGGAGAATAAATTTGGACCAATAACTGGACTTGTAAATAATGCTGGGATAGTTGGACCGCTTAAACCGTTGGAGGAATTGACGGATGAAGAATTTTACAATGTCATTGGCGTTAACCAATATAGTGTTTTTAAGGGTATGCAATCGATAGTGAAGTCTATGAAAAAAACGAAGGGTGGATCCATAGTAAATATCTCTTCAACTTCTGGTTTAGTTGGAACTGCAAATGATATTTCTTATAGTGCAACAAAGTTTGCAGTAACTGGAATGACTAAGACTGCTGCACTTGAGTTTGCTGACTATAATATACGAGTTAATTCCGTTCATCCCGGTGTAATAAGTACAAATATACAATTATTTGATTCTGTTATAAAAGCCACTCCATTGGGGCGAATCGCAGAACCTGAAGAAGTTTCAAATCTAGTCTTATATTTAATTTCGGATGAATCAACGTTCTCAACCGGATCAGAATTTGTTGTAGATGGTGGATTTACTGCCCAATAA
- a CDS encoding MFS transporter yields the protein MKTNKRWMMMIFVFFATVINYVDRTVLGLAGPAIMEDIGITNVQFGVLASAFFWSYSLGNIPGGLIADKIGTKITYFGSLIVWSLATVLTGLSRTFGFMIGSRVLMGLGESPAFPANTRIISEWMPSSERGKANSMMTSAMAVGMGFLSVGIAWIITTYGWRNAFIICGALGILMAVIWAVFFKEKPEDHKGVNKEELDFIRAGQPKQGKISTDFRWYHALKYKEIWVLCFGLFTTNYLMYMMLTWLPTYLVSVRNMILLNAGFSSIAPYLAMFFGAILGGAFSDFLINRKGYAPLKARKYTLTLAMLMMAVFIIPAPYITSNVVALALMSCAMFAIGTLGANVWAAVADITPKSAVAGVAGFQNFVGQFAGILAPIVTGVLVQMTNSYNIAFVISGIFGVIAAILYMAVIKEFTLTESDTKIAVNS from the coding sequence ATGAAAACCAATAAAAGATGGATGATGATGATATTTGTGTTTTTTGCAACGGTCATTAACTATGTCGACAGGACAGTATTAGGTTTAGCAGGCCCTGCTATCATGGAGGATATAGGGATAACTAATGTACAATTTGGTGTTTTAGCGTCTGCTTTCTTTTGGTCCTACAGTCTAGGGAATATCCCTGGTGGATTAATAGCAGATAAAATAGGCACTAAAATTACCTATTTTGGTTCCCTTATCGTATGGTCTTTAGCCACAGTTCTTACAGGTCTTTCCCGCACTTTTGGATTTATGATAGGTTCAAGAGTGCTTATGGGGCTAGGGGAATCCCCTGCATTTCCAGCTAATACCCGTATCATTTCGGAATGGATGCCTTCATCTGAAAGAGGAAAAGCCAACTCTATGATGACTTCAGCAATGGCTGTAGGGATGGGGTTTTTGAGTGTTGGTATTGCTTGGATTATTACGACATATGGATGGCGTAATGCATTTATTATTTGTGGTGCTCTTGGAATATTAATGGCTGTTATATGGGCTGTATTTTTTAAAGAAAAGCCTGAAGATCATAAAGGTGTTAATAAGGAAGAACTGGATTTTATTCGTGCTGGACAACCAAAACAAGGTAAAATTTCGACAGACTTTCGTTGGTATCATGCATTGAAATATAAAGAAATCTGGGTTTTATGTTTTGGCCTGTTCACAACGAATTATTTAATGTATATGATGCTGACCTGGTTACCTACCTACTTGGTGAGTGTAAGAAATATGATTTTATTAAATGCCGGCTTTTCTTCAATAGCACCTTATTTAGCTATGTTTTTCGGGGCTATTTTGGGTGGTGCTTTTTCTGATTTTCTAATCAACCGAAAAGGATATGCGCCGTTAAAAGCTCGTAAATACACGTTGACTTTAGCAATGCTGATGATGGCTGTATTTATCATCCCGGCACCCTACATCACCAGTAATGTTGTAGCTTTGGCATTGATGTCTTGCGCAATGTTTGCTATTGGTACCTTGGGAGCTAATGTTTGGGCTGCTGTTGCCGATATTACACCAAAAAGCGCGGTTGCTGGTGTCGCTGGCTTTCAAAACTTTGTTGGTCAATTTGCTGGTATTCTTGCCCCAATAGTAACCGGAGTTTTAGTTCAAATGACAAACAGCTACAATATCGCTTTTGTTATAAGTGGGATATTTGGAGTAATAGCCGCTATATTGTATATGGCTGTCATAAAGGAATTTACACTTACAGAATCCGACACCAAGATTGCTGTAAACTCTTGA
- a CDS encoding ArgE/DapE family deacylase has protein sequence MTNNNKKVLEQKENELSKAIDSRKEELFDLLASLIQFRTPNPPGANEIEAQDWVEKQLRELDCEIDRWDALPGRPNVVGKLKGKGDGPTVSLNSHIDVCEDKLLEAWSNDPYDPVIKNGRMYGRGSSDMKSAMASFLFSLKLLKEHGIQLNGNVEVHSVIGEEAGEPGTRSAIERGYGGDFSIVGESSKAENIVASIGVMTAKITIESPETLHLVARKSTINAGGGKSGGNCVEKMSQRIIPALTDLERQWAVFKTHELVPPGACNINVFRMEGGSNSFILPNRCDAYITVTYLPNEKKANVIREIEEHIQRSASVDAWLRENPPKVEWGPAEFPVEFAPCDVDVDSEPVHILRESIETTGRKAILGGRGAITDAGWYYTSGISSVVYGPGNIDQAHSVDEWVSLKDLTTHCKATTRFLLHYCGLAD, from the coding sequence ATGACAAATAACAATAAAAAAGTTCTTGAGCAAAAGGAAAACGAGCTTAGTAAAGCGATTGATTCCCGAAAGGAAGAATTATTTGACTTGCTTGCATCCTTAATTCAATTTCGTACTCCAAATCCTCCCGGCGCAAACGAGATTGAAGCACAAGACTGGGTGGAAAAGCAGCTTCGGGAGTTAGATTGTGAGATCGATAGATGGGATGCGCTTCCAGGACGCCCGAATGTAGTTGGAAAACTTAAAGGCAAGGGGGATGGGCCGACCGTATCTCTTAACAGCCACATTGACGTTTGCGAAGATAAGCTGCTGGAAGCTTGGAGTAATGATCCCTATGATCCCGTAATAAAGAATGGACGTATGTATGGTCGTGGCTCTTCCGATATGAAGAGTGCGATGGCATCCTTCTTGTTCTCACTGAAACTGCTCAAGGAGCATGGTATCCAGCTCAACGGTAATGTCGAGGTGCATAGCGTCATCGGTGAGGAAGCTGGGGAGCCGGGTACGCGCAGTGCAATTGAACGTGGATACGGCGGTGATTTTTCTATCGTCGGCGAATCCTCTAAGGCAGAGAACATTGTCGCAAGTATAGGAGTAATGACCGCCAAAATTACTATCGAGTCTCCTGAGACGCTGCATCTTGTGGCAAGAAAAAGCACCATTAATGCCGGTGGCGGGAAAAGTGGAGGTAACTGCGTTGAAAAGATGTCGCAGCGTATTATTCCTGCGCTGACTGATTTAGAGCGTCAATGGGCGGTCTTTAAGACTCATGAACTGGTACCGCCTGGAGCATGCAATATCAATGTGTTCCGGATGGAAGGTGGATCCAATTCCTTCATCCTGCCCAATCGTTGTGACGCATACATTACTGTGACGTATCTTCCTAACGAGAAAAAGGCTAATGTTATTCGTGAGATTGAGGAACATATTCAGCGTTCTGCTTCCGTGGATGCATGGTTACGTGAGAATCCCCCCAAAGTCGAATGGGGGCCGGCAGAATTTCCTGTTGAATTTGCTCCTTGTGATGTTGATGTGGATTCTGAGCCTGTTCATATCCTGCGTGAATCCATTGAAACAACGGGCAGAAAAGCAATCTTAGGTGGAAGAGGTGCCATTACAGACGCTGGTTGGTACTATACTTCTGGAATTTCATCTGTAGTCTATGGACCAGGCAATATTGATCAGGCGCATAGCGTCGATGAATGGGTTTCTCTGAAAGACCTTACCACTCATTGTAAGGCAACGACTCGGTTTCTTCTGCATTACTGTGGGTTGGCAGATTAG
- a CDS encoding carbon-nitrogen hydrolase family protein produces MREVKISACQFRVEKVSSFEAFQKQVEALIEQVPPDSDYVVFPELFTVGLLASFPNADQLTADDLVKIDEYTPQYIELFSRIAKNRKQIIIAGSHLERREDKYFNIAYIFDEDGSYVEHKKTHIFPAEANWQTSEGDNLEVYSIGPAKIGLAVCYESEIPEISRILSKNGAEIIFSPSYTFTEAGFWRVRHCAQARAIENQVYFVHCPTVGEPGDPLPNGYGHSSILSPCDSAWPANGVIAEAETNKEMVITGTVEIDELYENRKTGAATTFFDRTRREDVYTKYEPYKSMNNTTITSS; encoded by the coding sequence ATGAGAGAAGTTAAAATAAGCGCTTGTCAATTTCGTGTGGAAAAAGTATCTTCATTTGAAGCATTTCAAAAACAGGTCGAAGCATTAATCGAACAAGTTCCTCCTGACTCGGATTATGTTGTTTTTCCTGAACTTTTTACGGTTGGTTTGTTGGCAAGTTTTCCAAATGCAGATCAATTGACTGCGGATGATTTGGTGAAAATCGATGAATATACACCACAATATATAGAGCTTTTTAGCCGTATTGCAAAAAATAGAAAACAGATTATAATTGCAGGCTCGCATTTAGAACGCCGAGAAGATAAATACTTCAATATTGCTTATATCTTTGACGAAGATGGCTCTTATGTTGAGCACAAAAAAACACATATTTTCCCTGCAGAAGCAAATTGGCAAACATCAGAAGGAGACAATCTCGAAGTTTATTCGATAGGTCCAGCAAAAATTGGCTTAGCGGTTTGCTATGAATCAGAAATCCCTGAGATCTCAAGGATACTAAGTAAAAATGGTGCTGAAATTATTTTCAGTCCTTCCTATACATTTACCGAGGCGGGATTCTGGCGTGTGCGTCATTGTGCGCAAGCACGGGCTATTGAAAACCAGGTCTATTTTGTTCACTGTCCAACAGTGGGTGAACCCGGAGATCCATTACCTAATGGTTACGGGCATTCATCCATACTAAGTCCTTGCGATTCTGCTTGGCCAGCAAATGGCGTCATAGCCGAAGCAGAGACGAATAAGGAAATGGTAATTACAGGTACAGTGGAAATCGACGAGCTTTATGAGAATCGAAAGACAGGTGCAGCAACAACCTTCTTTGACCGAACTCGTCGTGAGGACGTTTATACGAAATATGAGCCTTATAAGTCTATGAATAATACGACCATAACATCATCATAA